One genomic segment of Plasmodium cynomolgi strain B DNA, chromosome 14, whole genome shotgun sequence includes these proteins:
- a CDS encoding kinesin (putative), translating into MMNKKTMQQKRQSMVKNKSEIYPQKSLNLGQKSKSRGKSMNGKIKVVVRKRPISELEKKRKDNDIITVKDNSTIYIDEPRYKVDLTKYVERHEFIVDKVFDETVDNFTVYINTIKPLIVDIFESNCVCSCFAYGQTGSGKTYTMLGSQPYGQSETPGIFQYAAEDIFSFLSLYDNDNSRGIFISFYEIYCGKLYDLLQKRKMVAALENGKKEVVVKDLKILRVYSKEELISKMIDGVMLRKIGVNSQNDESSRSHAILNIDLKDIHKNASLGKIAFIDLAGSERGADTVAQNKQTQTDGANINRSLLALKECIRAMDSDKHHIPFRDSELTKVLRDIFVGKSKSIMIANISPTISCCEQTLNTLRYSSRVKNFKHKMNATEEEDPNSEKISILESRSGEMNTSGAEGAAMKSNSLMQSGRANMKSNELKERLGGSGVGNSGSGGGNSGSGGGNSGSGGGNSGSGGGNNGSGIVSGLVNPARNGKHLVKNQDGVATNQTKYNSVNDMDKLAQKKKKKKSLLNFKSNKTNYDSISGKQNFIQQSYAFSDTSDFSSLDEMNCNLNKNDKNMFLACRKNAKQGLVKNRSSCDGVSSKAKKADVQVLRHSVGSKLTNFSNERERLKERGFLRGTAASGNAASTNHNAGGGNTVGGNTLGNNPGHVHIRHANEREKNRESDNIFYDAVSNTSESANRLLQQSSQNILNVKGKNQSGQHANNPAVGMGHKMSYDYNQPDRSNSFVGIKERATKGTSLFINCETESTICVEKENIDPTRNPSTVHLHTKAASFEKLTNDVNCAPGEPPLNSGNGEYCDVSILGVHANGLSTVHADVGLPNNGIPMQKTPNEFFPPSQSCSQSYGQNFSQSYGQSYSQNFSQNYSQNYSQNYSQNFNQSSFNQHSGNSPTEVIDINNVRVEEFHKIGVAETGNVASQNIEENEFPPEDYAKQFQKNLNSMVDNCLNTLNTANLCEDTQNILNNILLSKYTADKEMLIKKYINEDVNNMSLEKLDKYAQLIYEKRKTILSKLLFLFKKNVDIQTNNETSDLKKDLVMCHICSNNPDDQFHFYAYSRLEKDMINLITLRQLWCESENLRQLHQYLMVEYQNKSANLITFNVFPNKISTSSLNKKYVEDAKGQADAARSAVGPLQ; encoded by the exons atgatgaataaaaaaacgatgcAACAGAAGAGGCAGTCCATGGTGAAAAATAAG AGCGAGATATACCCACAGAAGAGCCTGAACCTGGGGCAAAAGTCAAAAAGCAGAGGAAAAAGtatgaatggaaaaatcaAAGTGGTCGTAAGAAAAAGACCAATAAgtgaattagaaaaaaaaaggaaagacaaTGATATCATAACAGTCAAGGATAACTCAACCATATATATAGATGAACCAAGATACAAAGTAGACCTCACCAAATATGTGGAGAGACACGAATTCATAGTAGATAAAGTATTCGATGAAACAGTAGATAATTTTACTGTCTACATAAATACAATCAAGCCTTTAATTGTAGATATTTTCGAAAGTAATTGCGTCTGTTCATGTTTTGCATATGGACAAACAGGGAGTGGAAAAACATATACCATGTTAGGGTCACAACCCTATGGACAAAGCGAAACGCCAGGAATTTTCCAATACGCAGCGGAGGACATATTTAGCTTTTTAAGTCTATACGATAATGATAATAGTAgaggaatttttatttctttttacgaAATTTACTGTGGGAAATTATACGATTTGTtacagaaaagaaaaatggttGCTGCTTtggaaaatgggaaaaaagaagtagtTGTGAAGGacctaaaaattttaagagtGTACTCTAAGGAGGAGTTAATTTCCAAAATGATTGATGGAGTTATGTTACGGAAAATAGGAGTGAACTCTCAAAATGATGAGTCCTCTAGATCGCATGCTATTCTGAACATTGATTTGAAAGACATACATAAGAATGCCTCTTTGGGAAAAATTGCCTTTATAGATTTGGCAGGAAGCGAAAGGGGTGCAGATACCGTTGCTCAGAATAAACAGACACAAACAGACGGAGCTAATATTAATCGATCGTTGTTAGCTCTGAAGGAATGTATCAGAGCTATGGACTCCGATAAACATCACATTCCGTTTAGGGATTCAGAGCTAACTAAAGTCTTGAGAGATATATTTGTTGGAAAATCTAAAAGTATCATGATTGCAAATATTTCTCCCACCATTAGTTGCTGTGAGCAGACGCTGAATACGCTAAGGTACTCTTCGAGagtcaaaaattttaagcataaaatgaatgctacggaagaagaagacccCAATAGCGAGAAAATTAGCATCCTGGAGTCTAGAAGTGGAGAGATGAACACCTCCGGGGCGGAGGGCGCGGCTATGAAATCGAATTCGCTCATGCAGAGCGGCAGGGCGAACATGAAGTCGAACGAGTTGAAGGAGCGCCTCGGAGGGAGTGGCGTTGGCAACAGTGGCAGCGGCGGTGGTAACAGTGGAAGCGGCGGTGGTAACAGTGGAAGCGGCGGTGGTAACAGTGGAAGCGGCGGTGGCAACAATGGCAGCGGCATCGTAAGTGGCCTGGTGAACCCTGCCCGGAACGGAAAACACCTCGTGAAGAATCAGGACGGCGTGGCCACCAACCAGACCAAGTACAACTCAGTCAACGATATGGATAAGCTAgcgcaaaagaagaagaagaaaaaaagcctCTTAAATTTCAAAAGCAATAAGACAAATTATGACAGCATCTCGGGGAAGCAAAATTTCATCCAACAAAGTTACGCCTTCTCGGACACGTCGGATTTCTCCTCCCTCGACGAGATGAATTGCAACCTGAATAAGAATGATAAGAATATGTTTCTGGCGTGCAGGAAGAACGCCAAACAGGGCCTGGTCAAGAACAGGAGCAGCTGCGACGGCGTGTCCAGCAAAGCGAAGAAGGCCGATGTGCAGGTGCTCCGGCACAGCGTTGGCAGCAAGTTGACCAATTTCTCGAACGAACGGGAGCGCCTGAAGGAGAGGGGCTTCTTGCGTGGCACCGCCGCGAGCGGGAACGCGGCAAGCACGAACCATAATGCCGGGGGTGGTAACACGGTGGGTGGTAACACACTCGGAAACAATCCCGGCCACGTGCACATCCGGCACGCCAacgaaagggagaagaacagAGAAAGCGACAACATATTTTACGATGCCGTCTCGAACACGTCTGAGAGTGCAAATCGTTTGCTTCAGCAGAGCTCGCAAAACATACTTAACGTGAAGGGGAAGAACCAAAGTGGCCAACACGCAAACAACCCCGCTGTAGGAATGGGCCACAAAATGAGTTACGATTACAACCAACCAGACAGGAGCAACTCCTTCGTCGGCATAAAGGAGAGAGCCACGAAAGGCACCAgcctttttataaattgtGAAACAGAAAGTACGATCTGcgtggagaaggaaaacataGACCCCACAAGAAACCCTTCGACTGTGCATCTACACACAAAAGCAGCTTCGtttgaaaaattgacaaaCGATGTGAACTGTGCTCCAGGGGAACCCCCACTTAATAGTGGCAATGGGGAATACTGCGATGTGTCGATCCTCGGTGTGCACGCCAATGGGTTGTCTACAGTGCACGCGGATGTGGGTCTACCCAACAATGGCATCCCAATGCAAAAGACCCCCAACGAGTTTTTCCCTCCCAGTCAAAGCTGCAGCCAAAGTTACGGCCAAAATTTCAGTCAAAGTTACGGCCAAAGTTACAGCCAAAATTTCAGCCAAAATTACAGCCAAAATTACAGCCAAAATTACAGCCAAAATTTCAACCAAAGCAGCTTTAACCAGCATAGTGGAAACAGCCCAACCGAAGTGATCGACATTAACAACGTGCGCGTTGAAGAGTTCCACAAAATTGGAGTAGCCGAGACAGGAAATGTTGCTAGCCAAAACATCGAAGAGAATGAATTCCCCCCTGAAGATTACGCAAAACAGTTTCAGAAAAATCTGAACAGCATGGTAGATAATTGCCTGAACACACTAAATACAGCCAACCTATGCGAAGACACGCAGAACATATTAAACAATATTTTACTATCAAAATATACAGCAGATAAAgaaatgttaataaaaaagtacatcaACGAGGATGTAAACAACATGAGCTTAGAAAAGCTAGACAAATATGCTCAGTTGATctatgaaaaaagaaaaacgattcTGAGtaaactcctttttttgttcaaaaaaaatgttgatatACAGACAAATAATGAGACGAGTGACTTAAAGAAAGATTTGGTTATGTGTCATATTTGTAGTAACAATCCTGATGAccaatttcatttttatgcctACAGTAGATTAGAAAAGGACATGATTAATTTAATAACGCTACGGCAGCTGTGGTGTGAGAGTGAGAACTTGAGGCAACTGCATCAGTACCTAATGGTTGAGTATCAAAACAAGTCTGCCAATTTAATCACCTTTAATGTTTTCCCGAATAAAATTAGCACCAGCTCATTGAACAAGAAGTATGTGGAGGATGCCAAGGGGCAGGCAGACGCCGCGAGGTCAGCTGTGGGTCCTCTGCAGTAG
- a CDS encoding hypothetical protein (putative), whose amino-acid sequence MQRTRCLVLWRGCGGGVNRKGLGRTITTEEGRDYKRKNAFEMWKCHNAETYTADLSFHDSFKISKEKELLISTRVSKYKNVKHANIKFLFLFLTFSQPCCNHFICKTNPSNGILTQVLAKLNYLLLIKKILSNDSTQNRFLKFIYLNYVLPRRGRNKVSLDEEATDDTYIGASPDGYPPPSGTKFRERDRDHVQNRSQDGNSYPGKHTHWVEPPRGVTKFQLNEIRQLFQRGEYEIVIHSNINNRVLKHVYVDDLDGHIKTQINYLNMFVNQVTDKTMLLKLYSFVEYFFDQMGNNANEFLFFLDRLADKLLLKMNLVDVAFIFHMHIKLNYYNHLFLFMLVRKMELFFLPLLTYSERNEELANLYMRKIKYNQKSLVLFFHSLTNYFFYLNQIEEGTRYKDKRIHIKRFLYGKLGALHVLQNLERNYQSYSLLDYTLVFSALNKLDIQNELLGSVLLDYIDKMGSFLPTNGNSQKGRLPPLTTSLLSGGNLHLYASLLSTFTKCFTSYQYCRDEYHKVMRVLLILFENALWVISKLFVSEGKNLLYPLCDHQLDDGLRQPFGRTHSSVEESHSRIVTSQVDAQNRCDNATNGKSDPHWREHPNEEPTYFDFIRVLQLERRRTKVGSNIGETPSRETCNKNSVSGGGEDSTDRPLHQREGETYNHCKTVYHVKNVRDNIKFIVNCLNSTYKLVNHFIEIFQIKEHSKQFNRIFLYNFSNKLIYEKKKANCSGGYLDHLHSSTVHGSRLFDYHEGGVHINRLFMCAYLQSFLLCDLVNVYVGGMVEGLPDGMPPTTEPLNEATFFSQLAANTLGAIQNLKLLRYDIFANITYIIRRKYFKLDMVNIGNIIHSFASVKLRDVQIIELLTKQLVSHANDNPGRDHNIGEQTLSNVSISLLKLDLPNEKFNEIIFRNYKRVQSVHSLINITFYLCYYNFMSSFVLQNNFTHLFEHVNIADMSMLTVQNQTQLRLIALLALHVHHYSVGEAHKWEDLKGIPLGKISTHLDELRDVVLVSQMGAPSQSDQRGGQTAEEIYKVAHEGGGRQRSAFPESGCTHAVPSSINMFEIFAHKRMNNPPMETDLLLSERDYLNLHFIAAFPFSAPPIETTSSLHDEIYDVVASLSLPRRLTKELPHYPYCVDIVLA is encoded by the coding sequence ATGCAGAGAACGCGCTGCCTAGTCTTATGGAGGGGATGCGGAGGGGGAGTGAACAGGAAGGGCCTCGGAAGGACCATCACAACAGAAGAGGGGAGAGActacaaaaggaagaacgcCTTCGAAATGTGGAAGTGCCATAACGCAGAAACATACACAGCCGATTTATCATTTCATGACAGCTTTAAAAttagtaaagaaaaagaattgctCATCAGCACAAGGGTAAGCAAATATAAGAACGTAAAACATGCCAACATCAAATTcctgtttttgtttcttaCGTTTAGCCAACCATGCTGCAaccattttatttgtaaaacgAACCCGAGCAATGGAATCCTCACGCAAGTGCTAGCCAAACTGAACTACCTCCTCTTGATAAAGAAAATACTCTCAAATGATTCAACACAGAATAGGTTCTTAAAATTTATCTACTTGAATTATGTGTTAcccaggagggggagaaataaAGTTTCACTCGATGAAGAAGCGACGGATGACACGTACATTGGTGCTTCTCCCGATGGGTACCCTCCTCCGTCTGGTACGAAATTTCGAGAAAGGGACAGGGACCATGTTCAGAACAGATCGCAAGATGGCAATTCCTACCCAGGGAAACATACCCATTGGGTTGAACCCCCCCGAGGAGTGACCAAATTCCAACTAAACGAAATAAGGCAGCTattccaaaggggggaatacGAAATTGTTATACACAGTAACATCAACAATAGAGTCCTAAAGCACGTTTATGTGGACGATCTAGATGGTCATATAAAGACGCAAATTAATTATCTCAATATGTTTGTCAACCAAGTGACGGATAAAACGATGCTACTGAAATTGTACTCATTTGTTGAGTATTTCTTTgaccaaatggggaacaaTGCGAAcgagtttttatttttcttggaCAGACTAGCCGATAAACTATTACTCAAAATGAACTTGGTAGATGTAGCCTTTATCTTCCACATGCACATAAAGTTGAATTATTACaaccatttatttttattcatgttgGTACGAAAAATGgagctttttttccttcccttgttGACATATTCAGAGAGGAATGAAGAACTAGCGAATTTGTACAtgcgaaaaataaagtataaCCAGAAATCCCTTGtcctattttttcactccttgacaaattattttttttacctgaaccaAATTGAAGAAGGGACCAGATATAAGGACAAACGGATACATATCAAACGTTTCCTTTATGGCAAATTGGGGGCACTCCACGTGTTGCAGAACTTGGAGCGAAATTATCAATCGTATTCTTTGCTAGACTACACCTTGGTGTTTTCCGCCCTCAACAAGCTGGACATACAAAATGAGCTACTCGGTTCGGTTCTACTGGATTATATAGACAAAATGGGATCATTTCTTCCGACGAATGGTAACTCGCAGAAGGGAAGACTCCCCCCCTTAACCACTTCCCTCCTCAGTGGGGGCAACCTTCATCTGTATGCCTCCCTTTTGAGCACTTTTACAAAATGCTTCACATCGTATCAGTACTGCAGGGATGAATATCATAAGGTCATGCGGGTGTTACTTATCCTGTTTGAAAATGCTCTCTGGGTTATCTCCAAATTGTTCGTCAGTGAAGGGAAGAATTTGCTTTACCCCCTGTGTGACCACCAATTGGATGATGGGTTGAGGCAGCCTTTCGGCAGAACCCACTCATCCGTGGAGGAATCTCACTCGAGAATTGTTACATCTCAAGTAGATGCACAGAACAGATGCGACAATGCAACGAATGGTAAGAGTGACCCCCACTGGAGGGAACACCCAAATGAAGAACCCACCTATTTTGACTTCATTAGGGTTCTACAGTTGGAGAGGAGAAGAACCAAAGTGGGGAGTAATATAGGGGAAACCCCCTCACGAGAGACATGCAACAAAAATAGCGTGTCAGGTGGAGGAGAGGACTCCACAGATAGACCCCTCCACCAAAGGGAAGGCGAAACATATAATCACTGCAAAACGGTGTACCATGTGAAAAACGTCCGAGATAATATCAAGTTCATCGTTAATTGTCTCAACTCGACCTACAAACTGGTTAATCACtttattgaaatttttcaaattaaggAACACAGCAAGCAGTTCAACCGGATTTTTCtgtacaatttttccaataagcttatttatgagaaaaagaaggccaATTGTTCTGGAGGTTATTTAGATCACTTGCACAGCAGCACTGTGCATGGCAGCAGATTGTTTGACTACCACGAGGGGGGGGTGCACATAAATCGGTTGTTTATGTGTGCCTACTTGCAGAGTTTCTTGCTATGCGATTTGGTCAATGTGTATGTCGGTGGAATGGTAGAGGGGTTACCTGATGGGATGCCGCCAACAACCGAACCACTCAACGAGGCGACGTTCTTCTCCCAGCTGGCCGCCAACACACTAGGGGCTATCCAAAACTTGAAGCTGCTACGGTACGACATTTTTGCCAACATCACATACATCATCAGAAGGAAATACTTCAAACTGGACATGGTTAACATAGGAAATATTATTCACTCGTTCGCCTCCGTCAAGCTGAGAGACGTACAGATAATCGAGCTTCTAACCAAGCAGTTGGTATCTCACGCAAATGACAATCCGGGGAGAGACCACAATATAGGTGAACAAACACTCAGCAATGTTTCCATTTCGTTATTAAAACTTGATTTGCCGAACGAAAAATTTaacgaaattattttccgaAATTACAAAAGGGTCCAATCTGTGCATTCACTCATAAATATCACCTTCTACTTATGCTACTACAATTTTATGAGCTCATTTGTGctgcaaaataattttactcACCTTTTTGAGCACGTCAATATAGCAGATATGAGCATGTTGACCGTCCAAAACCAGACACAGTTACGTCTCATCGCTCTTTTAGCTCTGCATGTCCATCATTATTCTGTTGGGGAGGCACATAAGTGGGAGGATCTGAAGGGGATCCCCCTTGGAAAAATTTCCACCCATTTGGATGAACTTCGAGACGTTGTTCTAGTCTCCCAAATGGGGGCTCCATCCCAAAGTGACCAACGCGGAGGTCAAACTGCAGAGGAGATTTACAAAGTCGCACACGAGGGAGGGGGAAGACAAAGAAGCGCGTTTCCTGAGTCAGGCTGTACACATGCTGTCCCCTCGTCCATAAACATGTTCGAAATTTTTGCGCACAAACGTATGAATAACCCACCAATGGAGACGGACCTGCTGTTAAGTGAGAGGGACTACTTAAACCTCCATTTCATTGCggcatttcccttttcagcACCTCCCATTGAAACTACCTCCAGCTTGCACGACGAAATATACGACGTGGTGGCATCACTGAGTCTTCCACGCCGGCTGACGAAGGAGTTGCCGCACTACCCCTACTGCGTCGATATAGTGCTCGCC
- a CDS encoding ubiquitin-conjugating enzyme E2 (putative), whose amino-acid sequence MSNGSGKKLKPFELVLQKELLDLDPIDGVQLHPIDDHSLKEIAVSVTPKESYFRGKTISFVILFKDTYPIAPPKITCQSKIFHPNIDERGNVCLNVLKLEWNPIINLQMLVLGLLLLLNEPSTEDPFNHAAAEMFAKDKKKFQEINDSLF is encoded by the exons ATGAGTAACGGGAGTGGGAAGAAGTTGAAGCCCTTCGAGTTAGTGCTCCAGAAAG AACTGCTGGACCTGGACCCCATTGACGGCGTGCAGCTGCACCCAATTGATGATCACAGTTTGAAAGAAATTGCCGTATCGGTGACCCCCAAGGAGAGTTACTTCAGGGGGAAGACGATCAGCTTTGTCATCCTCTTTAAGGACACTTACCCCATCGCGCCACCCAAAATAACATGCCAGAGCAAG ATATTCCACCCCAACATTGACGAACGCGGGAACGTCTGCTTGAACGTCCTAAAGCTCGAATGGAACCCCATCATAAATTTGCAAATGCTGGTCCTGGGACTGCTGCTCCTGCTAAAT GAACCCTCGACGGAGGATCCCTTCAACCACGCAGCCGCGGAGATGTTCgcaaaggataaaaaaaaattccaagaAATAAACGATTcgttattttga
- a CDS encoding 50S ribosomal protein L3 (putative) — protein MNCILRGGRRPTLAESNTLWAVSRRTFYASKWVRRLQLLNEKYNYKINTEEQAEYEEKKEDDKIEKVYPLWNSRRTGLLAYKVGCMSIWDVWGVKHAVTVCKINHCYVLNQKNITKNGYEALEIGIGNMNIVKQSKNNIGNYIKRKLGFIHKIKEFKCTSDCFLPVQHKFSARHFSPGQNLFISSTIKNKGFCGAMQKWGFSGKNASHGTESKAHRSLGSVSMGKTINIVFRNKKMNTHIGEKTLVKCSNNKLFRINSLQNLLFIKGPIGGYKNKIIKISDAKGRAFNKFKDKIYLYYPTFIYKKNRKYKNIIDMPHSLQDPFLYNEIPLYEPTN, from the coding sequence ATGAATTGCATTTTGCGCGGAGGGAGGAGACCCACTTTGGCAGAGTCCAACACGCTGTGGGCCGTATCGCGCCGAACCTTTTATGCCTCCAAATGGGTAAGGCGGTTACAACTGCTAAACGAAAAgtataattacaaaataaatacagAGGAACAAGCAGagtacgaagaaaaaaaagaagatgatAAAATTGAGAAAGTCTACCCATTATGGAACAGCAGGAGGACAGGATTGCTGGCATACAAAGTGGGCTGTATGAGTATATGGGATGTGTGGGGTGTGAAGCATGCAGTGACagtttgcaaaataaatcacTGCTATGTTTtgaatcaaaaaaatattacgaAGAATGGATATGAAGCGTTGGAAATAGGAATAGGAAATATGAATATCGTTAAGCAgagtaaaaataacataggcaattatataaaaaggaagttaGGGTTCattcacaaaataaaagaattcaAATGCACGAGTGATTGCTTTTTGCCTGTACAACATAAATTTTCCGCGAGGCATTTTTCCCCAGGccaaaatttgtttattaGTTCTACTATAAAGAATAAGGGCTTCTGTGGGGCCATGCAGAAATGGGGGTTTAGTGGGAAAAACGCTTCACATGGCACGGAAAGTAAAGCACATAGAAGCTTAGGTAGTGTCTCCATGGGGAAAACGATTAACATTGTCTtcaggaacaaaaaaatgaatactcACATAGGGGAGAAGACTCTCGTCAAATGTAGCAATAACAAACTCTTTCGAATTAACAGCTTACAAAATCTGCTGTTTATTAAGGGACCCATTGGTggatacaaaaataaaattattaaaatttccGATGCCAAGGGAAGGGcctttaataaatttaaggaCAAAATTTACCTCTACTACCccacttttatatataagaaGAACAGGAAGTATAAGAATATCATTGATATGCCTCACAGCTTGCAGGACCCCTTTCTCTACAATGAGATTCCGCTCTACGAGCCGACCAAC
- a CDS encoding hypothetical protein (putative), with product MKEGKQKVVEIHGDSKNNKRTREKKKNSADNNDQHNELLKYKQSFYIIRKTINLIKNHYSNKINKTDTLRERERKHLSHLKRENVLLEDKVSLSQKEASLMKPSRCTFYAEHVEELKKIYTEQIKLKNNKIENLQDELDKMRKATESEVESNSTRILKLREDQIERLSQQLDSINGLYHKQVDSNKKLMKEIEELNKSILYLNNKIQEEKNNRDNVRRRLKYYKRYTKNKNRFKLNFDMVIGDEESGRRDEEGDICVSVLCHLKTELDMIDEENKKKADKKGINHGDNNWNKNRNKYIDKDRIKIQGNNFFQKIFESNYKKKKKKFHPI from the exons atgaaagaaggaaaacaaaaagttgtAGAAATCCATGGTGATTCCAAGA ATAACAAACGGAcccgggaaaaaaaaaaaaattcagcgGACAATAAT GACCAGCATAATGAGTTactaaaatataaacagaGCTTTTACATAATCAGGAAAACTATCAaccttataaaaaat CACTACAGCAACAAAATCAACAAGACAGACACCCTGCGGGAGAGGGAGCGGAAGCACCTGTCCCACCTGAAGCGGGAAAACGTCCTTCTAGAAGATAAGGTAAGTCTGAGCCAGAAGGAAGCATCCCTAATGAAGCCAAGCAGA TGCACCTTTTATGCGGAACATGTAGAGGAGCTAAAAAAGATATACACAG AGCAGATAAAACTTAAGAAcaacaaaatagaaaatcTGCAGGATGAGTTGGATAAAATG AGAAAGGCCACGGAGAGTGAAGTAGAGTCCAACAGCACAC GAATACTTAAACTGCGAGAGGACCAAATAGAGAGACTGTCGCAGCAACTGGACTCCATCAACGGCTTGTACCACAAG CAAGTCGACAGTAACAAAAAACTAATGAAGGAGATAGAAGAACTGAACAAAAGT ATTTTGTAccttaataataaaatacaggaagaaaaaaacaaccgcGACAATGTGAGGAGGAGACTCAAA TATTACAAACGATACAccaaaaataagaatagATTCAAGCTGAACTTCGACATGGTGATTGGTGATGAAGAAAGTGGACGAAGGGATGAAGAGGGGGATATTTGCGTATCTGTCCTATGTCATCTAAAAACTGAACTAGACATGATAGACGaagagaataaaaagaaagcagACAAGAAAGGAATCAATCATGGGGACAACAATTGGAATAAAAACAGAAACAAATACATCGATAAGGACAGAATAAAAATTCAGggcaataatttttttcaaaaaattttcgaatcaaattataaaaaaaaaaaaaaaaaattccaccctatt